One Calditerrivibrio sp. genomic window carries:
- a CDS encoding DUF494 domain-containing protein has product MDKIFIALNIIIDYIDSSKKIDEVELTDKLVSFGFGDHEIRQAMSIFDIKSYDGVPYYRSFTKKELSKLSPETMLFIQKLYLYGVLEPEIIEESIDRASDTNTQKISLETYKNILLFTLMDSRNLYVEHIENDEDFS; this is encoded by the coding sequence ATGGACAAGATATTTATAGCACTAAATATAATTATTGATTACATAGATAGTTCAAAAAAGATTGATGAGGTGGAGCTTACAGATAAGCTTGTCAGTTTTGGTTTTGGAGATCACGAGATAAGACAAGCGATGTCTATCTTTGATATCAAAAGTTATGATGGGGTCCCTTACTATAGGTCTTTTACCAAAAAAGAGTTATCAAAACTCTCTCCAGAAACAATGCTCTTCATTCAAAAATTATATCTTTATGGAGTACTTGAACCAGAAATAATTGAAGAAAGCATAGATAGAGCATCTGATACTAACACCCAAAAAATCTCCCTTGAAACATACAAAAACATACTTCTCTTCACCCTGATGGATTCCAGAAACCTTTATGTGGAACATATAGAAAACGATGAGGATTTCTCTTAA
- the topA gene encoding type I DNA topoisomerase — translation MSKNLVIVESPSKAKTIEKYLGKDFKVAASMGHIKDLPEKEIGIDIENNFKPQYKLLKGKKKIVDEIKKLAQESKAVFLAPDPDREGEAIAWHIAEEIKNKNSNIYRVSFNEITEKGIKEGIKNPTQINIQRVNAQQSRRILDRLVGYQVSPLLWKPIKYGLSAGRVQTVALRLIVEREEEIEKFVPKEYWVINGFFKISDYEIKSKLEKIDGKKIDLSNEQEVLNILKHLEGKEGTVAKVEKKETKQAPYPPFITSTLQQEAIRKLGFTAKKTMMIAQQLYEGVEIGSQGPTGLITYMRTDSTRISEVARKDAIEYIQKNFGKEYTATSSRSQKSKNSNIQDAHEAIRPTNIFLTPDEVKPYLNNDQYKLYKLIWERFIASQMSDAIYEKTMIDIDVDKYTFRANGKVLIFPGFMKLYNESSEENDEEDLQTLPPVNNSDLAKPLRYEPKQHFTTPPPRYSEASLVKTLEQKGIGRPSTYATIISTIVERGYVELKEKRFYPTELGRFVAKLLIENFEHIFEVGFTAEMEKKLDEIEEGKLDWLDLLNEFYQSFKQELKKADENFIANLSTEINCPKCKKHNLNIKFGKNGFFLACAGYPECDFTSNFTRDENGRIILKESIGQLEETDIVCEKCGSKMVVKRSKFGEILTCPKYPECKNLKNFLRDKNGKIIVIEQGTPLEEKCPECHGDLQLKKGKNGLFIGCKNYPECSFTANFTLDGNGKIVIKAKPIVEEFDCNKCGSKMVLRKSKRGMFFACSAYPTCKNTVSAIKKEDGTITPKS, via the coding sequence ATGTCAAAAAATTTAGTCATTGTCGAATCCCCCTCAAAAGCAAAAACTATAGAGAAATATTTAGGCAAGGATTTTAAAGTAGCTGCCTCGATGGGGCACATTAAAGACCTTCCTGAAAAAGAGATCGGCATAGACATAGAAAACAATTTTAAACCCCAATACAAGCTTCTCAAAGGCAAAAAAAAGATAGTGGATGAAATAAAGAAATTAGCCCAAGAATCAAAAGCCGTGTTTCTGGCCCCAGACCCCGACCGTGAGGGTGAAGCCATCGCATGGCATATAGCAGAAGAGATAAAGAATAAAAATAGCAACATATATAGGGTCTCATTCAATGAAATAACAGAAAAGGGTATTAAAGAGGGGATAAAAAATCCCACACAGATAAACATACAACGGGTCAATGCCCAGCAATCAAGGAGAATACTGGATAGGCTCGTTGGTTATCAGGTGAGCCCTCTTCTCTGGAAGCCTATAAAATATGGACTTTCTGCTGGTAGGGTGCAAACTGTAGCCTTAAGACTCATCGTTGAAAGGGAAGAGGAGATTGAAAAGTTTGTCCCCAAAGAGTATTGGGTCATAAATGGCTTCTTTAAAATATCAGATTATGAGATCAAAAGTAAGTTAGAAAAGATCGATGGGAAAAAAATAGATCTATCAAACGAACAGGAAGTCTTAAATATCCTAAAACACCTCGAAGGTAAAGAGGGGACAGTAGCAAAAGTTGAAAAAAAAGAAACCAAACAGGCTCCTTACCCACCCTTTATAACATCTACTCTACAACAAGAGGCTATAAGAAAGTTAGGTTTTACCGCAAAAAAGACCATGATGATAGCTCAACAGTTATACGAAGGTGTCGAGATAGGTTCACAGGGTCCCACAGGTCTAATCACCTATATGAGGACTGACTCTACCCGCATATCTGAGGTAGCAAGAAAAGATGCTATAGAATATATACAAAAAAATTTCGGCAAAGAGTACACTGCAACCTCTTCCAGATCACAGAAAAGTAAGAATTCTAATATCCAAGATGCCCACGAAGCAATAAGACCCACAAACATCTTCCTCACCCCTGACGAGGTAAAACCATATCTCAATAATGATCAGTATAAACTTTACAAACTCATCTGGGAAAGGTTTATTGCTTCCCAAATGTCCGATGCAATCTATGAAAAAACCATGATAGATATCGATGTGGATAAATACACCTTCAGAGCTAATGGGAAGGTACTAATTTTTCCTGGCTTTATGAAATTATACAACGAATCCTCCGAAGAGAATGATGAAGAAGATCTCCAAACATTACCCCCAGTAAACAATTCAGATTTAGCCAAACCCCTTAGATACGAACCAAAACAGCACTTTACCACACCCCCTCCAAGATATTCAGAGGCAAGTTTGGTGAAAACATTAGAACAAAAAGGTATCGGACGACCAAGTACCTATGCAACCATCATCTCCACCATTGTGGAGAGAGGCTATGTGGAACTCAAAGAAAAACGTTTTTACCCCACGGAACTCGGTAGGTTTGTAGCAAAACTCCTCATAGAGAACTTTGAGCATATTTTTGAAGTGGGTTTTACCGCTGAGATGGAAAAAAAATTGGACGAAATAGAGGAGGGGAAACTTGACTGGCTCGATCTTTTAAATGAGTTTTATCAGTCATTTAAACAAGAATTAAAAAAGGCTGATGAGAATTTCATTGCAAATCTTAGTACGGAAATAAATTGCCCAAAATGCAAAAAACATAATTTGAATATAAAATTTGGTAAAAATGGTTTCTTTTTAGCTTGTGCTGGCTATCCTGAATGCGACTTTACATCCAACTTTACTAGAGATGAAAACGGACGTATAATCTTAAAAGAGAGTATTGGGCAGCTCGAGGAAACAGACATCGTCTGTGAGAAATGTGGATCCAAAATGGTAGTAAAACGATCCAAATTTGGAGAAATTCTAACCTGTCCAAAATATCCAGAGTGTAAAAATCTCAAAAATTTTCTAAGGGATAAAAATGGTAAAATAATTGTCATAGAACAAGGAACACCTTTGGAAGAAAAATGCCCAGAATGCCACGGGGATCTTCAACTTAAAAAAGGTAAAAATGGTCTTTTCATAGGGTGCAAGAACTATCCAGAATGCTCTTTCACAGCAAATTTTACATTAGACGGTAATGGCAAAATAGTGATCAAAGCAAAACCCATAGTAGAAGAATTTGATTGCAATAAATGTGGTTCTAAAATGGTTCTCAGGAAATCAAAAAGAGGTATGTTTTTCGCTTGTTCTGCCTATCCAACATGTAAAAACACAGTATCAGCTATAAAAAAAGAAGATGGTACCATTACCCCAAAAAGTTGA
- the trmFO gene encoding methylenetetrahydrofolate--tRNA-(uracil(54)-C(5))-methyltransferase (FADH(2)-oxidizing) TrmFO, with protein MVPLPQKVDYVTIIGGGLAGSEAAYQLASRGIKVRLYEMRPLKQTEAHQTGLLAELLCSNSLKSMDLENASGLLKKELELMGSLLIKIALETKVPSGNALAVDRELFARKITDILSSHPNIEIIRQEVLHLPEERPLVIATGPLTSDSFSKALQDLTGDQLYFFDAISPIVDADTIDYSKTFFKSRYGKGEDDYLNCPMTKEQYQTFFDALINAEKVEFKEFERIKFYENCIPIEELARRGSKTLLFGPMRPVGLEHPVTKEKYYAVVQLRKENLTGTAYNIVGFQTKMKFPEQKRVFRLIPGLENAEFLRYGSIHKNTYINSPKLLTNNYRLKDENIYFAGQISGVEGYVESIASGLTVALDIFCRLKGMDMTFPVDTALFSLQEYVKSSDPKNFSPSNFHFGMLSNIAIKDKKLKKQFQSERAINKIRDLAKKLCI; from the coding sequence ATGGTACCATTACCCCAAAAAGTTGATTATGTAACAATCATAGGTGGTGGTCTTGCTGGATCAGAAGCAGCATACCAGTTGGCATCAAGGGGAATAAAAGTTCGTCTTTATGAAATGCGCCCCCTTAAGCAAACAGAAGCCCACCAAACAGGATTATTAGCTGAACTGCTCTGTTCAAACTCATTAAAATCTATGGACTTGGAAAACGCCAGTGGACTACTCAAAAAAGAGTTGGAGCTCATGGGAAGCCTATTGATAAAAATAGCTTTAGAAACAAAGGTCCCCTCAGGTAATGCACTTGCTGTTGATAGAGAGCTTTTTGCCCGCAAAATCACAGATATTTTATCAAGTCATCCAAATATCGAAATTATCAGACAGGAAGTCCTTCATTTACCAGAAGAGAGACCACTTGTAATTGCCACAGGTCCCCTCACGTCAGACAGTTTTTCTAAAGCTCTACAGGATCTTACAGGGGATCAACTCTATTTCTTTGACGCCATATCACCCATTGTGGATGCCGACACAATAGATTATAGTAAAACATTTTTTAAAAGTCGCTATGGTAAAGGTGAAGACGACTATCTGAACTGCCCTATGACCAAAGAACAGTATCAGACATTTTTCGATGCTCTGATAAATGCTGAAAAGGTAGAGTTCAAAGAATTTGAAAGGATAAAATTTTATGAAAACTGTATCCCTATAGAAGAATTAGCAAGGAGAGGATCTAAAACACTGCTGTTTGGGCCCATGAGACCTGTAGGCCTTGAGCACCCTGTGACTAAAGAGAAGTATTACGCTGTGGTACAACTAAGAAAAGAAAATTTAACTGGTACAGCTTACAACATTGTGGGATTTCAGACAAAGATGAAATTCCCCGAACAAAAAAGGGTCTTTCGCCTCATACCAGGCCTTGAGAATGCTGAGTTTCTTAGATATGGCTCTATACACAAAAACACCTATATAAACTCACCCAAGTTATTGACAAATAACTATAGACTAAAAGATGAGAATATCTATTTTGCTGGACAGATTTCTGGAGTAGAAGGTTACGTGGAATCCATCGCTAGCGGTCTTACAGTTGCTTTAGATATTTTTTGCAGACTAAAGGGGATGGATATGACATTCCCAGTGGATACAGCGCTGTTTTCCCTTCAAGAATATGTTAAGTCTTCCGATCCAAAAAACTTTTCTCCATCAAACTTCCATTTTGGTATGCTCTCAAATATAGCAATCAAAGATAAAAAGCTCAAAAAACAGTTCCAATCAGAACGAGCAATAAACAAAATCAGAGATTTGGCGAAAAAATTATGTATCTAA
- a CDS encoding tyrosine recombinase XerC: MYLNEAIDSFSNFLKIEKNASNHTIRSYMNDLIELLNFLENDKITVIDIDYFSLRTYVTQLYEKKLSKTTIERKISTIKSFFKFLIQKGILEENPARMLKFPKKEKKLFKVFNIDDLFNLLEIPDKSTIMGMRDALLMELMYGTGVRVSELVGIEIDDIDFVGMRLRIRGKGKKERMIPLADFHISFLKKYLTLRDEIASKREVKTNKIFINKYGTTLTDRSVRRIVEKYLKIAGLPLDFSPHSFRHSFATHMLEGGADLRTIQTLLGHSSLSTTQKYTHLNLSDILKIYDQTHPFAKMK; the protein is encoded by the coding sequence ATGTATCTAAACGAAGCCATAGACAGCTTTTCAAATTTTCTAAAAATAGAAAAAAATGCAAGCAATCACACCATCAGATCCTATATGAATGATCTAATAGAACTACTTAATTTTTTAGAAAATGACAAAATAACAGTCATAGACATAGACTATTTTTCACTTAGGACTTATGTAACTCAACTGTACGAAAAAAAACTATCCAAAACCACCATAGAAAGGAAGATCTCAACGATAAAATCCTTTTTTAAGTTTCTCATCCAAAAGGGGATTTTAGAAGAAAACCCGGCAAGAATGTTAAAATTTCCTAAGAAAGAAAAAAAGCTCTTTAAAGTCTTCAATATAGATGACCTTTTTAATCTTTTAGAGATACCTGATAAGTCAACAATAATGGGGATGAGGGATGCCCTTTTGATGGAACTTATGTACGGAACAGGTGTAAGGGTTTCTGAACTTGTAGGGATAGAAATAGATGATATAGACTTTGTTGGGATGAGACTCAGGATAAGAGGTAAAGGGAAAAAAGAGAGGATGATACCACTGGCAGATTTTCATATCAGTTTTCTTAAAAAGTACCTTACTCTAAGAGATGAAATAGCCTCAAAAAGAGAAGTAAAAACGAATAAGATATTTATAAACAAATATGGTACAACATTGACAGATAGGAGTGTAAGAAGGATAGTAGAAAAATACCTCAAAATAGCTGGACTTCCCCTTGACTTTTCACCCCACTCCTTTCGCCACTCTTTTGCTACACACATGCTCGAAGGAGGTGCTGATCTGAGAACAATTCAAACACTTTTAGGTCACTCCTCCCTTTCCACAACACAAAAATATACCCATCTAAATCTTTCTGATATTCTAAAGATCTATGATCAAACCCATCCTTTTGCAAAGATGAAATAG
- a CDS encoding RtcB family protein, producing the protein MLRVKGDFGHADILTDNVDDTTLSQVKDLCNSVIAKNAKIKIMPDCHAGAGCVIGTTMTISDKIVPNLVGVDIGCGMYLLEISDIKDLERLDEAINKNIPSGKAVRKKAHLRAEEIDIDRLRCAKHVDLNRGYLSIGTLGGGNHFIELSKSDGSYLIIHSGSRHLGKQVAEYYQNLAKKICKKKGIKVPNGLEYLEGEEMEDYLHDMRIMQRYAKINREAMAEVLAHQLGFDIYDSFHTIHNYIDLEKKILRKGAVSAEAGERLLIPMNMKDGSLICVGKGNPHWNFSAPHGAGRIMSRNKAREVISLEDFKKVMKGIYTTTVNKWTLDEAPQAYKSPDEIIRYIGETVDIVKKLTPIYNFKAAE; encoded by the coding sequence ATGTTAAGAGTAAAAGGTGATTTTGGACATGCCGACATACTAACAGATAATGTGGATGATACCACTTTATCACAGGTTAAAGATCTTTGTAATAGTGTAATAGCAAAAAATGCTAAAATAAAGATAATGCCAGATTGTCATGCTGGTGCTGGTTGTGTAATTGGGACCACTATGACTATATCTGATAAAATTGTGCCAAATCTTGTGGGGGTGGATATAGGCTGTGGTATGTATTTGCTTGAGATTTCCGACATTAAAGATCTGGAAAGGTTGGATGAAGCTATAAATAAAAACATCCCCAGTGGAAAAGCTGTTAGGAAAAAAGCACATCTAAGAGCTGAGGAGATAGATATTGATAGATTAAGGTGTGCCAAACATGTGGATTTGAATCGGGGGTATTTAAGCATTGGGACGCTTGGTGGAGGTAATCATTTCATCGAATTATCTAAAAGTGATGGTTCCTATCTTATAATACATTCAGGTAGTAGGCATCTGGGGAAACAGGTGGCTGAATATTATCAGAATCTTGCAAAGAAGATATGTAAAAAGAAGGGGATCAAAGTTCCCAATGGCTTGGAGTATTTAGAAGGGGAAGAGATGGAGGATTATCTTCATGATATGAGGATTATGCAGAGGTATGCAAAGATAAACAGAGAAGCTATGGCTGAGGTATTGGCTCACCAACTGGGGTTTGATATCTATGATAGCTTCCACACAATACATAACTATATAGATCTGGAGAAAAAGATTCTAAGAAAAGGTGCTGTATCGGCTGAGGCTGGGGAGAGATTATTAATACCTATGAATATGAAGGATGGTTCTCTGATATGTGTGGGTAAAGGTAACCCCCATTGGAATTTTTCTGCTCCTCATGGAGCTGGTAGGATAATGTCCAGAAATAAGGCCCGTGAGGTGATCTCCCTTGAGGATTTTAAAAAGGTGATGAAGGGTATTTACACTACTACTGTGAATAAATGGACATTGGATGAGGCCCCTCAGGCCTATAAGTCACCAGATGAAATTATAAGGTATATCGGTGAGACCGTGGATATAGTTAAAAAGCTTACACCTATATACAATTTTAAAGCAGCAGAATAG
- a CDS encoding DUF3617 domain-containing protein, translated as MLKHILFLITMFLITTPVYSASPNIKEGLWEVSSKIGVPGMNLPETKFNQCLKKENYVPTEPSTNKEKQNCKTYDISVKGNTVYWKFECKTDGITTKGKGEITYKGDTFEGKTTISQPGMEMTQIMKGKWIGPCPK; from the coding sequence ATGTTAAAGCATATTCTTTTTTTAATTACCATGTTTCTCATTACAACCCCCGTTTATTCAGCTTCTCCAAATATCAAAGAGGGGCTTTGGGAAGTCAGTTCAAAAATAGGTGTACCAGGCATGAATCTCCCAGAAACAAAATTTAACCAATGCCTAAAAAAAGAGAACTATGTTCCAACAGAACCAAGCACCAATAAAGAAAAACAAAACTGCAAAACCTACGATATCTCTGTAAAAGGGAACACTGTCTACTGGAAGTTCGAATGCAAAACTGATGGAATAACCACAAAAGGTAAAGGTGAAATAACCTACAAAGGGGATACATTTGAAGGGAAAACAACCATTAGCCAACCGGGTATGGAAATGACCCAGATCATGAAAGGGAAATGGATTGGCCCTTGCCCAAAATAA
- a CDS encoding methyl-accepting chemotaxis protein, whose product MLCKKLKSRSLFFNMIIVSLIIIFLVGGIYHSSYLLKKQKDLLSEGKDLIADILPPPLYIVEPFLIVTLMKDFGQTEQNYIKKMEELKKDYDSRVQYWEKSTIDMGLKNSLLGEQRVYADKFWHDYFSKFLPLFKKNDINGMNEIFKELHGYYQKHRSAVEKTVSLGNSFADARIISFDNVYKRSMFVNSILLVISIFIIAFMIFPTIKNIYRGIDEVRNFMQSMTKGDLTKEAKYNVNNEILLIVYELMNMKKSLHEIISNLKSSSLILNTTSDNVVSLIKQSNEIITEQNDLVNQLSSNADEMNQTIQAIAINAKDINSYSQNTLNISADGKKIVEKTMDEVKFIATVIEDLSKSVQHLENKSKQIEDISNVIRDIAEQTNLLALNAAIEAARAGENGRGFAVVADEVRKLAEKTRSSTTEIDKMIKDIKKEIDNFMIKINNSVNKVNTGVELSNNAIVSLRSIVQEMSMLKENISQVAVSLDQMRTASSEITNEVAILVEKSDNIKSVSDEVLNIIKALEDISNSFTNISKRFVLG is encoded by the coding sequence ATGTTATGTAAAAAGCTTAAAAGTAGGTCTCTTTTTTTTAACATGATCATAGTATCTTTGATCATTATCTTTCTTGTAGGTGGTATTTATCATTCTAGTTATTTACTGAAAAAACAAAAAGATCTCTTAAGCGAAGGGAAAGATTTAATTGCAGATATTCTGCCACCGCCATTATATATTGTGGAGCCTTTTTTAATAGTAACTCTTATGAAGGATTTCGGACAAACAGAACAAAACTATATTAAAAAGATGGAGGAACTAAAGAAAGATTACGACTCAAGGGTTCAATATTGGGAAAAAAGCACCATTGATATGGGCTTGAAGAATAGTTTGTTAGGAGAGCAAAGGGTATATGCGGATAAGTTTTGGCATGATTATTTTAGTAAGTTTCTACCTTTGTTTAAAAAGAATGATATAAATGGTATGAACGAAATTTTTAAAGAACTTCATGGATATTATCAAAAACATAGAAGTGCTGTGGAAAAAACTGTTAGTCTTGGGAACAGTTTTGCTGATGCTAGAATAATATCCTTTGACAATGTTTATAAGAGGTCGATGTTTGTTAATTCCATTTTACTGGTAATATCTATTTTTATTATTGCTTTTATGATCTTTCCGACGATAAAAAATATTTATAGGGGTATTGATGAGGTTCGAAATTTTATGCAGTCTATGACAAAAGGTGATTTGACAAAAGAAGCTAAGTATAATGTCAATAACGAGATATTATTGATAGTTTATGAGCTAATGAATATGAAAAAAAGCTTACACGAGATCATTTCCAATCTTAAGTCTTCATCTCTGATTTTAAATACTACTTCCGATAATGTTGTTTCACTTATAAAACAAAGCAATGAGATTATAACAGAACAAAACGACTTAGTAAACCAACTGTCGTCAAATGCGGATGAGATGAATCAGACGATACAGGCAATAGCCATAAATGCTAAAGATATAAACAGTTATTCCCAAAACACTTTAAACATATCTGCAGATGGTAAAAAAATAGTTGAGAAGACAATGGATGAAGTAAAATTTATTGCAACTGTCATAGAAGATCTTTCTAAATCTGTTCAACATCTTGAAAATAAATCGAAACAGATTGAGGATATCTCCAATGTTATAAGGGATATAGCAGAACAAACCAATTTGTTAGCTCTTAATGCAGCTATAGAGGCAGCAAGGGCGGGTGAAAATGGTAGGGGGTTTGCAGTAGTTGCTGATGAGGTGAGAAAATTAGCTGAGAAAACGAGAAGCTCTACAACAGAAATTGATAAAATGATAAAAGATATCAAAAAAGAGATAGATAATTTCATGATTAAGATCAATAATAGTGTTAATAAGGTTAATACAGGTGTCGAACTTTCAAATAATGCTATCGTTTCATTAAGAAGTATTGTACAGGAGATGTCGATGCTAAAAGAAAATATATCTCAAGTTGCTGTATCTTTAGATCAGATGAGAACAGCTTCATCTGAGATAACTAATGAAGTGGCAATCCTGGTGGAGAAGTCGGATAACATCAAGAGTGTATCGGACGAGGTTTTAAATATAATAAAGGCGCTTGAAGATATTTCTAATAGTTTTACAAATATATCGAAAAGGTTTGTTTTGGGATAG